Proteins encoded within one genomic window of Sphaerotilus montanus:
- a CDS encoding penicillin-binding protein 1A — protein MSDTHRTPPTDRQIPSPSRLHPALRTMAWLVGLPLALLLTFMLLLGLALAVAYPNLPEINGLVDYRPKLPMRVVSADGVVLGEYGEERRNYLPIKAIPKVMQDAVLAIEDARFYQHGGIDYKGILRAGLENLHDARSQGASTITMQVARNFYLSTEKTLTRKVYEILLALKIESQLGKEKILEVYMNQIYLGQRSYGFAAASEIYFGKPLKDITVAEAAMLAGLPKAPSAYNPIVNRKRAELRQRHIIGRMLENGFITEAEHDAALAETLSYHTPRSSGIHAEYAAETARQMIFAQYGEAAYSRGLNVELSLRASEQMHAYRMLRRGLLNFEARKSYRGPTAFVDLPRDESKLDARIAEALEEHPDFDDLRAAVVTEASPKKVGAMLQNGEAITVTGDGLRQARASLVADVAPKMQIRRGAVVRVMKGAKGDWSIVNLPEVEGALVSLDPQTGEIRAMVGGFDYAKSKFNHVTQAWRQPGSSFKPFIYSAAMEKGFSPATVVNDAPLFFDAGVTGSQPWEPKNYDGQFDGPMSIRRGLAKSKNMVSIRLLKAIGPAYAQQWITHFGFEAEKNPPYLTMALGAGAVTPMSMADGYAVLANGGIRVHPVLITRITDARGQVITQAPPQSGQDERMRAIPARNAFITSSLLQEVTRTGTAARAQTVLKRPDIYGKTGTTNDSQDAWFTGYNKGLVAVVWIGYDTPRSLGDKETGGGLALPIWIDYMAQALRNVPVSEYTAPEGVVFLGNDWYYTENTQGGGVRSLGLEDTAPRPAQTEERKGILDLFRDTDGTPSPSPAPGVPTPSPSPGPAPADVPR, from the coding sequence ATGAGCGACACCCATCGAACTCCTCCGACCGACCGCCAGATCCCGTCGCCATCTCGCCTGCACCCTGCGCTGCGCACCATGGCCTGGCTGGTCGGGCTGCCGCTGGCGCTGCTGCTGACGTTCATGCTGCTGCTGGGTCTGGCACTGGCCGTGGCCTACCCCAATCTCCCCGAGATCAACGGCCTGGTGGACTACCGGCCCAAGCTGCCGATGCGCGTGGTCTCGGCCGACGGAGTCGTTCTGGGCGAGTACGGCGAAGAGCGCCGGAATTATCTCCCGATCAAGGCCATCCCGAAGGTCATGCAGGACGCCGTGCTCGCCATCGAGGACGCCCGCTTCTACCAGCACGGCGGCATCGACTACAAAGGCATCCTGCGCGCCGGTCTCGAGAACCTGCACGACGCGCGCAGCCAGGGCGCCTCGACCATCACCATGCAGGTGGCGCGCAACTTCTACCTCTCCACCGAAAAGACGCTGACACGCAAGGTCTACGAGATCCTGCTCGCGCTGAAGATCGAGAGCCAGCTCGGCAAGGAGAAGATCCTCGAGGTCTACATGAACCAGATCTATCTGGGACAGCGCTCCTACGGCTTCGCGGCCGCCAGCGAAATCTATTTCGGCAAGCCGCTCAAGGACATCACGGTCGCCGAGGCCGCCATGCTCGCCGGCCTGCCCAAGGCACCGTCGGCCTACAACCCGATCGTCAACCGCAAGCGGGCCGAGCTGCGCCAGCGCCACATCATCGGCCGCATGCTGGAAAACGGGTTCATCACCGAAGCCGAGCACGACGCGGCGCTGGCCGAGACCCTGTCGTACCACACGCCGCGCAGTTCGGGCATCCACGCCGAATACGCGGCGGAGACCGCCCGCCAGATGATCTTCGCCCAGTACGGCGAGGCGGCCTACAGCCGCGGCCTGAACGTCGAGCTCTCGCTGCGCGCCAGCGAGCAGATGCACGCCTACCGCATGCTGCGGCGCGGCCTGCTCAACTTCGAGGCCCGCAAGTCCTACCGGGGACCGACCGCCTTCGTCGATCTGCCGCGCGACGAGAGCAAGCTCGACGCCCGCATCGCCGAGGCGCTGGAGGAACACCCGGACTTCGACGACCTGCGCGCGGCCGTCGTCACCGAGGCCAGTCCGAAGAAGGTCGGCGCGATGCTGCAGAACGGGGAAGCGATCACCGTGACCGGTGACGGCCTGCGCCAGGCGCGTGCATCGCTCGTGGCGGATGTGGCACCCAAGATGCAGATCCGCCGTGGTGCCGTGGTCCGGGTGATGAAGGGCGCCAAGGGGGACTGGAGCATCGTCAACCTGCCCGAGGTCGAAGGTGCGCTCGTCTCGCTGGACCCGCAGACCGGCGAGATCCGTGCCATGGTCGGCGGCTTCGACTACGCCAAGAGCAAGTTCAACCACGTCACGCAGGCCTGGCGCCAGCCGGGGTCGAGCTTCAAGCCCTTCATCTACTCGGCGGCGATGGAGAAGGGCTTCTCGCCCGCCACCGTGGTGAACGACGCACCGCTGTTCTTCGACGCGGGCGTCACGGGCAGCCAGCCCTGGGAGCCGAAGAACTACGACGGCCAGTTCGACGGCCCGATGTCGATCCGCCGCGGGCTGGCCAAGTCCAAGAACATGGTCTCGATCCGCCTGCTCAAGGCCATCGGGCCGGCCTATGCGCAGCAATGGATCACCCATTTCGGCTTCGAGGCCGAGAAGAACCCGCCCTACCTGACGATGGCACTGGGCGCCGGTGCGGTCACGCCGATGTCGATGGCCGACGGGTATGCGGTGCTGGCCAACGGCGGCATCCGGGTCCATCCGGTGCTGATCACCCGCATCACCGATGCCCGCGGCCAGGTCATCACCCAGGCGCCCCCGCAAAGCGGCCAGGACGAGCGCATGCGCGCCATCCCGGCCCGCAACGCATTCATCACCAGCAGCCTGCTGCAGGAGGTCACGCGCACCGGTACCGCCGCCCGGGCACAGACCGTGCTCAAGCGCCCGGACATCTACGGCAAGACGGGCACCACCAACGATTCGCAGGACGCCTGGTTCACCGGCTACAACAAGGGCCTCGTGGCGGTGGTCTGGATCGGCTATGACACGCCGCGCTCGCTGGGCGACAAGGAGACCGGCGGCGGGCTGGCCCTGCCGATCTGGATCGACTACATGGCACAGGCGCTGCGCAACGTGCCGGTGAGCGAATACACGGCGCCGGAGGGTGTCGTGTTCCTGGGCAACGACTGGTATTACACCGAGAACACCCAGGGTGGCGGCGTGCGCTCGCTGGGCCTGGAAGACACCGCCCCCCGGCCGGCGCAGACGGAAGAACGCAAGGGCATCCTCGACCTGTTCCGCGACACGGACGGCACCCCCAGCCCGTCCCCGGCACCGGGTGTGCCGACACCGTCACCCTCGCCCGGGCCGGCCCCCGCGGACGTTCCGCGCTGA